The genomic DNA GAAAAACTGTGTCTCGGCCACCGGCAAGCTCATGCAGAAAACCAATATGGTTTCCCATGGAGCTCGCATCGGCATAGCCGCATCCGGGGGCGTAGACAGCTTCCTGATGCTCAAAGTGCTGACCATCCGCAAGGCGATCATGCCTTTCCCGGTCGAACTCATGGCTCTCCACATCAATCCCGGATTCGAACCGTCATCCCACTCCGTCCTCACAGACTGGTGCGCCGAACACGGCATTCCGGCACACAGTGAACTGACAGACTTCGGCCCACGCGCTCACTCAGACGAGAACAGACGCAACTCACCATGCTTCTACTGTAGCATGCTTCGCCGCAAACGCCTTTTCGAACTTTGCCGCGACTATAACCTCACCCACCTCGCATTTGGTCACAATGCCGATGACAACGTTACTACGTTCTTCATGAACATACTTCAAAATGGTCGAGCAGACGGCCTGTCTGCCAACGAACCGTTTTTCGACGGCAAACTTCAGGTCATTCGACCAACCATGCTGCTCGACAAAAAAACCGTCATCAAGGCGGCAAAACAATGGGAATTGCCGGTCTGGGAAAACACATGTCCCTCAAACGGCAACACAAAACGAGACGAAGTCAACTCCTGGCTGCAACAGGCATGGCAAAACGACAAACGCATAAAAAACAATGTGTTCAATGCCATAACGCGCCAACAGGTTGACTTGACAAGTAAAAAAGTCTAGACTATTTAGGATTGTAGTGAATCTAAATACTTACTTCAAACCATACAACCGACCGTAAAGGCTATGCTTTTCAAAAAATATCATATTGTAGTCTTCAAGGATAAACAGGGCTCGTGCAAAAAATTCCAGCTTCGCGGCTGGCTTATTGCCGCACTCTTTTTCCTCATGGTCGGCATGGGCACCGGGAATGTGATTCTCTGGAAAAAGTATGCCAATCACTCACGAGTGGAAAAAGGCCTCAACATTGCTGAAAAAACGGTTCAGGATCAAAAGACCCAGCTTCTCAGCCTTTCTCAGAAAATCTCTTCTCTCCAAAAAAACCTTGATCGGATCAGGGACTTTGACTCCAAGCTGCGGGTCATGATCAATCTTGATCAGGACGGCAGTCAAGCCACCGCACCGAAAGGCGGTCCGGCAAATGAAAACTTTTCCAAGGGCTATCTGCCACTTTACCGTCAGGAGCTTCTGGCCCGCAAGATGCACGAATTTCTTCGCCAGCTGAACGTCGAGGCACGCCTCGAAGAAGTCAGGCAGCAGGAGATCATGCACACCCTGCGAAACAACCAGAACATTCTGGAAGCAACTCCGTCCATTTGGCCCACGTCCGGTTGGGTTACTTCTGGCTTTGCATGGCGTACATCGCCTTTCACCGGAAAACGTGAATTCCACAAAGGCATAGACATCTCTGCCCCCAGAGGAACACCTATTTATGCTCCTGCCCGCGGGACTGTTACGTTTACAGGGCGCGACGGTTCCTACGGTCTCAGCATCCGACTGAAACATAATGCCAGCCTCTCTACTCGCTTCGCCCATCTGCATCGTATTGCGATCAAGAGTGGCAAAGTGGTTACTCGTGGTGAATTGATTGGTTATGTCGGTACTACAGGACGAAGCACCGGGCCTCACCTTCACTACGAAGTCCGACTCAATGGAGTACCTGTCAATCCGAAGCGGTACATCCTGAACTAACTCATCCGGTTGGAATGTCATTACAAACGCCCTCTTGGAACACATCATTCCAAGAGGGTGTTTTCGTTAAGAGAAGTCGCAAGTAAACTCAGTTCAAATTACAACTTCATTTTTTCGAACCGCTGATGGTTCAGGATTTGCAATAAAAACATAATGGAAATTTTCGGATTCAATCCCAACGACATGCTCAGCTTTTTCCTGTCTTTGTTCAGGATAAGCATAGTGTTGTTTCTATTGCCTTTTTTTGGCGGAAAATCCATTCCCAACCCTGTCAAAGGGGCTCTTCTCATCGTTTTGACTCTCGCGCTGTGGCCTCAGCTTTCCTTCCCCGGTTCAATGATGCCTGGAACCGGACTGGGAATAGCACTCATGTTTTTGGGAGAATTAATCCTCGGTTTGACTCTCGGGCTGCTTGTCAGGGTGCTTTTCGGAGCCATCCAGTTCGGAGGGCAAATCATCGGCTTCCAAATGGGATTCTCAATGGTCAACGTCGTTGACCCCATTACGGGCGTCAGCAACGCAGTCACAGCCCACTTCCTTTATATGACGACGATGCTCACGTTTCTTGTTCTCAATGGGCACCTGCAACTTCTCGGCGCACTGGGAACCAGCTTTGAGTATATCCCTCCCGGAGGGCTTTTATTGACTCCGGAACTCGCGAATCATATTTTTGAATTCTCAAATCTCATGTTCACTCTGGCCGTCAGAATAGCTGCACCGGTCATGGCAGCCTTATTCCTGATTGACCTCTCTCTGGCTCTCATTGGTCGGGCTGCTCCGCAGATGCATGTATTGGTGCTTGGATTCCCGGTCAAAATCAGTGTGGGGTTCTTTTTCATAGGCTTCCTTTTTACCATCATGTCAACCTATGTTCTTGATTTTATGAGAATCTTGTCACCCATGTATAAAACACTCATGCAATCCGGGGCTCCGGGTACATTTTAAGAGGCTGCCATGGGACAAAAAGATCCAAGTAAAACAGAAAAAGCAACAGCCAAAAGACGAAAAAAACAGCGCAATGAAGGTAATGTTGCCAAAGGTCGTGAACTGACCAAAGTCATGGTGCTTTTTGCTGGGCTTCTTGCTCTGCGCTTTTTAATCAATTTTTATCATGACCAATTTACGGAAATTTATGAATGGACCTTCACTGATGCTTTCAGCGTTGCTATCAATAAATCCACGGCATATAGCCTTTTCACCTGGAGTGTTCAGAAAATTGCAATCCTGG from uncultured Pseudodesulfovibrio sp. includes the following:
- the fliR gene encoding flagellar biosynthetic protein FliR codes for the protein MEIFGFNPNDMLSFFLSLFRISIVLFLLPFFGGKSIPNPVKGALLIVLTLALWPQLSFPGSMMPGTGLGIALMFLGELILGLTLGLLVRVLFGAIQFGGQIIGFQMGFSMVNVVDPITGVSNAVTAHFLYMTTMLTFLVLNGHLQLLGALGTSFEYIPPGGLLLTPELANHIFEFSNLMFTLAVRIAAPVMAALFLIDLSLALIGRAAPQMHVLVLGFPVKISVGFFFIGFLFTIMSTYVLDFMRILSPMYKTLMQSGAPGTF
- a CDS encoding tRNA 2-thiocytidine biosynthesis TtcA family protein, with product MASWGKLTFAQKNCVSATGKLMQKTNMVSHGARIGIAASGGVDSFLMLKVLTIRKAIMPFPVELMALHINPGFEPSSHSVLTDWCAEHGIPAHSELTDFGPRAHSDENRRNSPCFYCSMLRRKRLFELCRDYNLTHLAFGHNADDNVTTFFMNILQNGRADGLSANEPFFDGKLQVIRPTMLLDKKTVIKAAKQWELPVWENTCPSNGNTKRDEVNSWLQQAWQNDKRIKNNVFNAITRQQVDLTSKKV
- a CDS encoding peptidoglycan DD-metalloendopeptidase family protein, giving the protein MLFKKYHIVVFKDKQGSCKKFQLRGWLIAALFFLMVGMGTGNVILWKKYANHSRVEKGLNIAEKTVQDQKTQLLSLSQKISSLQKNLDRIRDFDSKLRVMINLDQDGSQATAPKGGPANENFSKGYLPLYRQELLARKMHEFLRQLNVEARLEEVRQQEIMHTLRNNQNILEATPSIWPTSGWVTSGFAWRTSPFTGKREFHKGIDISAPRGTPIYAPARGTVTFTGRDGSYGLSIRLKHNASLSTRFAHLHRIAIKSGKVVTRGELIGYVGTTGRSTGPHLHYEVRLNGVPVNPKRYILN